In Archangium violaceum, the following are encoded in one genomic region:
- a CDS encoding FAD:protein FMN transferase, which yields MMLSALLVVLAAAPAPRVRTETRPMMGTTVTVTLVGGTAEKAREGFDAAFSAFERVNQVMNEWRPDSELSAVNRKAGDGEFVAIPEDLCAALRRGVQGAEQTGGLFDPTWAALRGMWRFGTDLTPALPDPAELKKRCELISYKDLEFALVGDGGEAGCAVRLKRAGMQLGLGGLAKGWGVDQAVKKLRGLGFKDFFVQAGGDFYAAGKKADRPWKVGIRDPRGERDSVFAVLEVSDAAFSTSGDYENFFVLEGKRYHHIIDPRTCYPATASRSATLLAPSAVDAEVLTKSVFILGGQEGLALAEKYGASAVVVTADNQVLVSPGLEKKLKRPSR from the coding sequence ATGATGCTGAGTGCCCTGCTGGTGGTTCTGGCCGCTGCCCCCGCTCCGAGGGTCCGCACCGAGACGCGCCCGATGATGGGGACGACGGTGACGGTGACGCTGGTGGGAGGCACGGCGGAGAAGGCGCGCGAGGGTTTCGACGCGGCGTTCTCGGCCTTCGAGCGCGTCAACCAGGTGATGAACGAGTGGCGCCCGGACAGCGAGCTGTCGGCGGTGAACCGCAAGGCGGGAGACGGGGAGTTCGTGGCGATTCCCGAGGACCTGTGCGCGGCGCTGCGGCGAGGGGTGCAGGGGGCGGAACAGACGGGAGGGCTGTTCGACCCGACCTGGGCAGCACTGCGAGGGATGTGGCGCTTCGGGACAGACTTGACCCCTGCCCTGCCGGACCCGGCCGAGCTGAAGAAGCGGTGCGAGCTCATCTCGTACAAGGACCTGGAGTTCGCGCTGGTGGGGGACGGAGGGGAGGCAGGGTGCGCGGTGCGGCTGAAGCGCGCGGGGATGCAGCTCGGGTTGGGCGGGCTGGCGAAGGGCTGGGGCGTGGACCAGGCGGTGAAGAAGCTGAGAGGGCTCGGGTTCAAGGACTTCTTCGTGCAGGCCGGGGGTGACTTCTACGCGGCGGGGAAGAAGGCGGACCGGCCGTGGAAGGTGGGCATCCGGGATCCGCGTGGAGAGCGGGACAGCGTCTTCGCGGTGCTCGAGGTCTCCGACGCGGCGTTCTCGACGAGCGGCGACTACGAGAACTTCTTTGTCCTGGAGGGGAAGCGCTACCACCACATCATCGATCCGCGGACGTGCTACCCGGCAACGGCCTCACGTTCAGCGACGCTCCTCGCGCCGAGCGCGGTGGACGCGGAGGTGCTGACGAAATCCGTGTTCATCCTCGGAGGCCAGGAGGGGCTGGCGCTCGCGGAAAAGTACGGCGCCTCCGCAGTGGTGGTGACGGCGGACAATCAAGTGCTGGTGTCACCCGGGCTGGAGAAGAAGCTGAAGCGCCCAAGCCGCTGA